Below is a genomic region from bacterium.
GCTCACCTACATCTGCATGGGGGTGGGTTTCTGACTCCTCACCCAGCTTGCGCGGTACGCGCACATGATGAAGATCGGGTTCGAGAAAGCCTCCTGCCGGGTCGAGATGGACTACCTCCTCTCCGGCTCCGTCCTCAAGGGCACCGTCCAGTCCAAGTGCACCGAGACGCGCACGTTCTTCAAGGTCGAATCCACAGCCGATCCCGAGAAGATCGCCAAGGTCATCCGCCTCGCCAAGCAGGGCTGCTTCGCCGAGAACATGATCAAGGAAGCCGTGCCCCTCCGGAGCGAGATCGAACTCAACGGGGAGAAGATGGATTTTGAGGGGTAGGGGCAGGATATTTCATTGAAATTGCTGGAATTTATTGAAACTTTGATTCTTCCAGATAGAGCTAGTATGATATGGGTGTTTAGAGCGAGAAGAAAATCTTCAGCTTTTTTTAAGGATGATTAGGATGGGAAAAGACGGAAACCGTAACAAAAATGGCGATAAAAATACCCATAAAGTTGCAGTGGCTCCAAGCAGCTTGCTCATTCCTGCCGGCAAGACCGCGTTGAAGAAAGCGAAGGCAGTTATTATGGAAACTTTCTCGCACCCGCTAGCTACTTCTACGATTACTGTTCGTGAGCATGGCGTGGCTGTTTCACGGGAAAATGCTTGGGGTGTATCTAAAAGAAAAAAAGCTAGTTAACCACTAATGGCCCATCCTCCAGATGAAAATGAAGAGATATCT
It encodes:
- a CDS encoding OsmC family protein, whose translation is MTGPLKHSDTSKKPGERTIDKEELPQQGLLVEQYADCEVTDGGQLKVGRHRDFEVFCDEPAYLGGEDKFPQPLTYICMGVGFULLTQLARYAHMMKIGFEKASCRVEMDYLLSGSVLKGTVQSKCTETRTFFKVESTADPEKIAKVIRLAKQGCFAENMIKEAVPLRSEIELNGEKMDFEG